The proteins below come from a single Branchiostoma floridae strain S238N-H82 chromosome 5, Bfl_VNyyK, whole genome shotgun sequence genomic window:
- the LOC118416598 gene encoding uncharacterized protein LOC118416598, whose product MRTIGPVLDTMELGRGLSLDQCDNTRSQLTPKERVNNLVRLVENRCLLGAAVEMCCPEFADCFLREERGKELIILHTNDYKEEFISPLQTAVSESGVSCHTENIKPTASITEKTVELLLNTNNRMVALIISPQTLHHRHWSNLDYEFPVRNKKLLLPILLYPRGSRDQMVRVLQQRAPVLGSLEREEIEMEGRAVLRERLCKIVNKIMTDDEKGKLMVLRL is encoded by the exons ATGCGAACGATTGGCCCAGTGTTGGACACGATGGAGCTGGGGAGAGGGTTGTCACTGGACCAGTGTGACAATACTAGAAGCCAGCTGACGCCCAAAGAAAGGGTCAACAACCTGGTGAGACTAGTAGAAAATCGTTGCCTACTTGGAGCTGCGGTGGAGATGTGCTGTCCAGAGTTTGCGGATTGCTTCTTGAGGGAGGAACGAG GAAAGGAGCTTATCATTCTCCACACAAACGACTACAAGGAGGAGTTCATCTCGCCTCTCCAGACAGCCGTTTCTGAATCCGGAGTGTCCTGTCACACAGAGAACATCAAGCCTACTGCCTCCATCACAGAGAAAACAGTGGAACTTCTGCTCAACACAAACAACAGGATGGTTGCGTTGATCATCAGCCCTCAGACCCTACATCACAGGCACTGGTCTAACCTTGACTACGAGTTCCCAGTTCGGAACAAGAAGCTCCTGCTGCCCATCCTGCTGTACCCACGAGGTTCCAGAGACCAGATGGTCCGTGTGCTCCAGCAGCGGGCTCCTGTGCTGGGCAGCCTGGAACGTGAGGAGATAGAGATGGAAGGCAGGGCAGTGTTACGAGAGAGGCTGTGCAAAATCGTGAACAAG ATCATGACAGACGATGAAAAGGGTAAGTTAATGGTACTGAGACTATAA
- the LOC118416327 gene encoding uncharacterized protein LOC118416327: MLGSIFILLDETDVRLLMQVWSARTGQKQTAGTETPGPHDMLRTMVTSGYSSTGDLGLLQLEKDMMAAGISLPAVVRDIPGIPKELHYVKTTKAFVGPTGGEMEISSFAKLVVPPEILQQETAVSISIADIPGILRGEEGFSWLSDYPWSLGEDAYPRELLDHVLFSPAVDVNLHGAQPDGPMELQTWRPPGSEGMECVLLKHFDGEGWADITASTTHQIHSDKLSISMHTFCPLCVVWTTLVDVGKLMTSVLSSRTLDCRFSAYIKSHEEDVDFHVVCRDKGVEKEEYRPGFEVCGSNKAMFDLYHRNDIEVAVSVQNGQKESKKIELRAQLCCEEDGQNVQMFLERPNGRHLKGDVIIKSTHERPPRTVCEFKFREVRASKR, from the exons ATGTTAGGAAGCATATTCATCCTGCTGGACGAGACGGATGTAAGGTTACTGATGCAGGTGTGGTCAGCACGTACTGGGCAAAAGCAAACCGCAGGGACAGAGACACCTGGTCCACATGACATGTTGAGGACGATGGTGACGAGTGGGTACAGCTCAACTG GTGACCTTGGATTGCTGCAGCTGGAGAAGGACATGATGGCAGCTGGGATCAGCCTTCCAGCTGTTGTGCGAGACATTCCAG GAATACCCAAGGAGTTACATTACGTTAAGACCACAAAGGCTTTTGTGGGACCAACGGGTGGGGAGATGGAGATTTCCAGTTTTGCCAAGCTTGTTGTACCGCCAGAGATCCTTCAGCAAGAAACAGCTGTCAGCATCTCCATCGCAGACATACCTGGCATCTTAAGGGGTGAAGAAGGCTTCAGCTGGCTCTCCGACTACCCCTGGTCCCTCGGTGAGGACGCCTACCCACGTGAGCTACTGGATCATGTGCTGTTCTCCCCGGCTGTCGACGTCAACCTACACGGTGCACAGCCTGATGGACCCATGGAGCTACAGACGTGGCGGCCTCCTGGTTCTGAAGGCATGGAGTGTGTTCTGCTGAAGCATTTTGATGGAGAAGGCTGGGCAGATATCACAGCTTCAACTACACACCAGATACATTCGGACAAACTGTCCATATCTATGCATACCTTCTGTCCCCTATGTGTGGTGTGGACCACGCTTGTCGATGTGGGAAAGCTGATGACATCCGTGCTGTCGTCAAGAACTTTAGATTGTAGGTTTTCAGCGTACATCAAGTCACACGAAGAGGACGTAGATTTCCATGTCGTCTGTAGAGATAAGGGTGTTGAGAAAGAAGAGTACCGCCCTGGGTTCGAGGTGTGCGGAAGCAACAAAGCCATGTTCGATCTTTATCATAGGAATGATATTGAAGTTGCTGTCAGTGTCCAGAATGGCCAGAAAGAATCCAAGAAAATAGAGCTTCGTGCCCAGCTCTGTTGTGAAGAAGACGGACAGAACGTTCAAATGTTCCTGGAGAGGCCAAATGGAAGACATCTCAAGGGTGATGTGATCATCAAGAGTACTCATGAGCGACCCCCTCGGACCGTATGTGAGTTCAAGTTCCGGGAGGTAAGAGCTTCTAAGAGATGA